A stretch of the Anaeromyxobacter sp. genome encodes the following:
- the pulA gene encoding pullulanase-type alpha-1,6-glucosidase: MPTRHPLPTQGRRSLLLVLAAALAAACGGGGGDDPVVPPSTFTVHYHRALSDYAGWTVVATAGAQGAVTSGAADGFGATYTFELAPGATSLAFSLANGAATDAAGPLTVDVSGSQRSAWVISGWAEAITRALPALPASASQVVVYYGNRTDSDYTGWGLHLWGDQVTNTSWGSPLQAVGVDPGFGAAFVINLAPGAAPSNCPVGSICVIAHKADLKDPGPDMSFTTATLGNLVFLTSGSPTLTSAPVTPGAVSIAGAAAHLLSADTLAWNVTNAAATTFELRGSLTAEIAATPDGDVAGGAAIPLTARAAGLTAAERLKYPHLAAWRAFDVAAADLPALEAALKGQLVAVARDAAAKPVQATQVQTAGALDDLYANTAPLGALFDTVAGAPTLALWAPTAQAVRLRVFDADAARTEVAGSPFTPVADVMGVWRHTGPAGWYGKYYQWELTVYHPLSNRIETVTTSDPYAVSLDVNGTRAQILDLDDPLLAPPGWAGLVKPALAAPEDIVLYESHIRDFSAFDQSTPAAHRGKYLGFTAASPAERSLGQQRLAALAAAGLTHVHLLPAFDIATVNEDPAARVDLGDPFATLCVKNPQVPVARCGQFAGQTVLEAMASQAGDSAVQQELADYVHLLDSFNWGYDPLHYGAPEGSYASTAEGGAKVLEFRQMVQGLADLGLRVVMDVVYNHTNASGLGDKAVLDKVVPGYYHRRNPETGFVESSSCCANTATEHLMMGRLMTDTLVRWARQYKVDGFRFDLMGLHLKADVLAARDALAGLTPAADGVDGSKLYLYGEGWNMGETANNNQGPAATQIGMAGTGIGTFNDRVRDAVRGGSAFDSGADLRKRQGFANGLVTDPNELAPATASAADDAAKLAEYADWIKAAMAGNLANFRLRRTGSGSAVEANAIGYNGARTAYTQDPQEAINYVSAHDNQVLFDLMQYRLPTGLPMADRVRAGNVALAVVGLGQGIPFFHMGDDLLRSKSMERDSYDSGDWPNRIDWTGASNGWRSGLPNAGKDQTNWPTILPIFADASIAPAASHIAAAAAHFEELLRVRSSSPLFRLRTKAEVLQRVDFLNFGAGHVPGVIVMTVADGTHASCAPALADLDPGADALVVIVNADKVAHDLEVPGAAGFVLHPVQAASADPVVRTAGVGASAAGQVFTVPGRTAAVFVAPQAAGQGAGLPCNTR, encoded by the coding sequence ATGCCCACCCGCCATCCGCTGCCGACCCAAGGCCGCCGCTCGCTGCTCCTCGTCCTCGCCGCTGCGCTGGCGGCCGCCTGCGGCGGAGGCGGCGGCGACGATCCGGTGGTCCCGCCCAGCACCTTCACCGTCCACTACCACCGGGCCCTGTCCGACTACGCCGGCTGGACGGTGGTGGCCACGGCAGGCGCCCAGGGGGCCGTGACCAGCGGGGCGGCCGACGGCTTCGGCGCCACCTACACCTTCGAACTGGCCCCGGGCGCCACCTCGTTGGCCTTCTCGCTCGCGAACGGCGCCGCCACCGACGCCGCCGGGCCGCTCACCGTGGACGTGTCGGGGAGCCAGCGGTCGGCCTGGGTCATCTCCGGCTGGGCCGAGGCCATCACCCGCGCGCTGCCGGCCCTGCCGGCCTCGGCCAGCCAGGTGGTGGTCTACTACGGCAACCGCACCGACTCCGACTACACCGGCTGGGGGCTGCACCTGTGGGGCGACCAGGTCACCAACACCAGCTGGGGCTCGCCGCTCCAGGCGGTGGGCGTCGATCCCGGGTTCGGGGCGGCCTTCGTCATCAACCTGGCCCCGGGCGCCGCGCCCAGCAACTGCCCGGTGGGCTCCATCTGCGTCATCGCCCACAAGGCCGACCTGAAGGACCCCGGGCCGGACATGAGCTTCACCACCGCCACCCTGGGCAACCTGGTCTTCCTCACCAGCGGGTCGCCCACCCTGACCTCCGCGCCGGTGACGCCGGGCGCCGTCTCCATCGCCGGCGCCGCCGCCCACCTGCTCTCGGCCGACACCCTGGCCTGGAACGTCACCAACGCGGCCGCCACCACCTTCGAGCTGCGCGGCTCGCTGACCGCCGAGATCGCCGCCACGCCGGACGGCGACGTGGCCGGCGGGGCCGCCATCCCGCTCACCGCCCGGGCCGCCGGCCTGACCGCGGCCGAGCGGCTGAAGTATCCGCACCTCGCCGCCTGGCGCGCCTTCGACGTGGCGGCGGCCGACCTGCCGGCGCTCGAGGCGGCGCTCAAGGGGCAGCTGGTGGCGGTGGCGCGCGACGCCGCCGCCAAGCCGGTGCAGGCCACCCAGGTGCAGACCGCCGGCGCGCTCGACGACCTCTACGCCAACACCGCGCCGCTCGGCGCCCTCTTCGACACCGTGGCCGGCGCGCCCACCCTGGCGCTCTGGGCCCCCACCGCGCAGGCCGTCCGGCTGCGCGTCTTCGACGCCGACGCCGCCCGCACCGAGGTGGCCGGCAGCCCCTTCACGCCGGTGGCCGACGTCATGGGCGTGTGGCGCCACACCGGCCCGGCCGGGTGGTACGGTAAGTACTACCAGTGGGAGCTGACCGTCTACCACCCGCTCTCGAACCGCATCGAGACGGTCACCACCTCGGATCCCTACGCCGTGAGCCTGGACGTCAACGGCACGCGGGCGCAGATCCTGGACCTCGACGACCCGCTGCTGGCGCCGCCCGGCTGGGCGGGCCTGGTGAAGCCGGCGCTGGCCGCCCCGGAGGACATCGTCCTCTACGAGAGCCACATCCGCGACTTCAGCGCCTTCGACCAGTCCACTCCGGCGGCCCACCGCGGCAAGTACCTGGGCTTCACGGCCGCCTCGCCGGCCGAGCGCAGCCTGGGCCAGCAGCGGCTGGCGGCGCTGGCGGCGGCCGGCCTGACCCACGTGCACCTCCTGCCGGCCTTCGACATCGCCACCGTGAACGAGGACCCCGCCGCGCGGGTGGACCTCGGCGACCCGTTCGCCACCCTGTGCGTCAAGAACCCGCAGGTGCCGGTGGCGCGCTGCGGGCAGTTCGCCGGGCAGACCGTGCTGGAGGCCATGGCGTCGCAGGCCGGCGACTCGGCCGTGCAGCAGGAGCTGGCCGACTACGTCCACCTGCTCGACTCCTTCAACTGGGGCTACGACCCGCTCCACTACGGCGCGCCGGAGGGGAGCTACGCCTCCACCGCCGAGGGCGGGGCCAAGGTGCTGGAGTTCCGCCAGATGGTGCAGGGGCTGGCCGACCTGGGCCTGCGGGTGGTGATGGACGTGGTCTACAACCACACCAACGCCTCCGGCCTGGGCGACAAGGCGGTGCTCGACAAGGTGGTGCCCGGCTACTACCACCGGCGCAACCCGGAGACCGGCTTCGTCGAGTCCTCGAGCTGCTGCGCCAACACCGCCACCGAGCACCTCATGATGGGGCGGCTCATGACCGACACGCTGGTGCGCTGGGCGCGCCAGTACAAGGTGGACGGCTTCCGCTTCGACCTGATGGGGCTGCACCTCAAGGCCGACGTGCTGGCGGCGCGCGACGCCCTGGCCGGGCTCACCCCGGCGGCCGACGGCGTCGACGGCTCGAAGCTCTACCTCTACGGCGAGGGGTGGAACATGGGCGAGACGGCCAACAACAACCAGGGCCCGGCCGCCACCCAGATCGGCATGGCGGGCACCGGCATCGGCACCTTCAACGACCGGGTCCGCGACGCGGTGCGCGGCGGCAGCGCCTTCGACTCGGGCGCCGACCTGCGCAAGCGGCAGGGCTTCGCCAACGGCCTGGTCACCGACCCCAACGAGCTGGCCCCCGCCACCGCCAGCGCCGCCGACGACGCCGCCAAGCTGGCCGAGTACGCCGACTGGATCAAGGCCGCCATGGCCGGCAACCTGGCCAACTTCCGGCTGCGCCGCACCGGCTCCGGCAGCGCGGTGGAGGCCAACGCCATCGGCTACAACGGCGCCCGCACCGCCTACACCCAGGACCCACAGGAGGCCATCAACTACGTCTCGGCGCACGACAACCAGGTGCTCTTCGACCTGATGCAGTACCGGCTGCCCACCGGCCTGCCCATGGCCGACCGGGTGCGCGCCGGCAACGTGGCGCTGGCGGTGGTCGGGCTCGGGCAGGGCATCCCCTTCTTCCACATGGGCGACGACCTGCTCCGCTCCAAGTCGATGGAGCGCGACAGCTACGACTCGGGCGACTGGCCCAACCGCATCGACTGGACCGGCGCGTCCAACGGCTGGAGGTCCGGCCTGCCCAACGCCGGCAAGGACCAGACCAACTGGCCCACCATCCTTCCGATCTTCGCCGACGCCTCCATCGCCCCGGCCGCCAGCCACATCGCCGCCGCGGCCGCCCACTTCGAGGAGCTGCTGCGGGTGCGCTCGAGCTCGCCGCTCTTCCGGCTGCGGACCAAGGCCGAGGTGCTGCAGCGGGTGGACTTCCTCAACTTCGGCGCCGGCCACGTGCCGGGGGTCATCGTCATGACCGTGGCCGACGGCACCCACGCCTCCTGCGCGCCCGCGCTGGCCGACCTCGATCCGGGGGCCGACGCGCTGGTGGTGATCGTGAACGCCGACAAGGTGGCCCACGACCTGGAGGTGCCCGGCGCGGCCGGCTTCGTCCTCCACCCGGTGCAGGCCGCCTCGGCCGATCCGGTGGTGCGCACCGCCGGGGTGGGGGCCTCGGCCGCCGGCCAGGTCTTCACCGTGCCGGGGCGCACCGCGGCGGTCTTCGTGGCGCCGCAGGCGGCGGGGCAGGGCGCCGGGCTGCCCTGCAACACGCGGTAG
- a CDS encoding alpha-amylase → MADGRGRGGRRMVGSVMAACLLGPPEPNPRVRPGRGLNLATPQPYAGPGARPHPGPPPGGAAMPTIARHPRSHRRAARPTGLALLAALLGLAAAGCSSGGGSPPPACSYTYSAWSECGPAGAQVRTVTAATPEGCAGTPLTSQACTFAPLLHVPSPDWRDQVIYFVMTDRFANGDRTNDDQGQGEYDPSTVARYSGGDLQGLIDRLDYVQGLGATAVWITPPVANQWWDPLQVYGGYHGYWARHLKRVDEHLGTLATYQALSDALHRRGMYLVQDVVANHMGNFHTWAPYPAACAPSSSLGGCATGPAIAGCDVTQGFVRNTAAVPTSRPEQAPFDQDDATDPVQRAAGIYHWTPAIADYLNACQERAYQLSDLDDLATENPLVRAALKDSYGYWVKEVGVDAFRVDTVRFVEHEFWNDFFHSTSATEPGILAQAATTGRTGFLAFGEVFEVSEPGVGTADVTVTSYLGTPAAPELPAVLQFPLFAELGRVFGAPAAPTTDLTYRVRRFMDLALYPDPFTTPTFVDNHDVPRFLANGTPAGLAQALTFLFTSPGIPVVYYGTEQEYAEPRAAMFQGGYGTTGDRYDTTSAGYRRLAALAALRRAHPVFSRGAMTVLADSPAGAGPFAYRRTLGAETALVLMNTSESRMLVSGLATGLPAGAVLEVLHAEGSPTTPTVGEGGLLTTVLPARAVLVLRATGAVVAPPPPPVTITVTTPVEGQVFSGDVTLTGTVSPPTTRIRLVIDGYVDRIATPTVAADGSFSIVLPVSTYAVGVVQHTLAFYALAERVATPTVRFTSDVVFDPVVTEVADPAGDDTGPSGTYRYPGDATFATGRYGDVTGLTIQAATTTLKLVFHMADLSTVWNPGNGFDHVSFNVFFEVPGFGGATVLPLMDAAAPAGFTWKFNQTTYGFANVMNTSSGASATEPGALGRAPKVAVDLAAGTITFTYNRADYGLATWSGVRVYATTWDIDGLGGLRRALTLAGGPWEFGGAAGGPLIMDSVGPVAIP, encoded by the coding sequence ATGGCGGACGGCCGGGGGCGCGGTGGGCGGCGGATGGTGGGGTCGGTCATGGCGGCGTGCCTCCTCGGGCCCCCCGAGCCTAATCCGAGGGTCCGCCCCGGGCGAGGCCTGAACTTGGCCACGCCGCAGCCCTATGCTGGTCCCGGCGCGAGGCCCCATCCGGGACCGCCGCCCGGAGGCGCCGCCATGCCCACCATCGCCCGTCACCCTCGGTCACACCGGCGCGCCGCCCGCCCCACCGGCCTGGCCCTCCTGGCGGCGCTCCTCGGCCTGGCCGCGGCCGGCTGCAGCTCGGGCGGCGGCAGCCCGCCGCCGGCCTGCAGCTACACCTACTCGGCCTGGAGCGAGTGCGGCCCGGCCGGCGCGCAGGTGCGCACCGTGACCGCGGCCACGCCCGAGGGCTGCGCCGGCACGCCCCTCACCAGCCAGGCCTGCACCTTCGCGCCGCTGCTGCACGTGCCCTCGCCCGACTGGCGCGACCAGGTCATCTACTTCGTCATGACCGACCGCTTCGCCAACGGCGACCGCACCAACGACGACCAGGGGCAGGGCGAGTACGACCCCTCCACGGTGGCCAGGTACTCGGGCGGCGACCTGCAGGGGCTCATCGACCGGCTCGACTACGTGCAGGGGCTGGGCGCCACCGCGGTCTGGATCACGCCGCCGGTGGCCAACCAGTGGTGGGATCCCCTGCAGGTCTACGGCGGCTACCACGGCTACTGGGCGCGGCACCTGAAGCGGGTGGACGAGCACCTGGGCACGCTGGCCACCTACCAGGCGCTCTCCGACGCGCTCCACCGGCGCGGCATGTACCTGGTGCAGGACGTGGTGGCCAACCACATGGGCAACTTCCACACCTGGGCGCCCTACCCGGCCGCCTGCGCCCCGTCCTCCTCGCTGGGCGGCTGCGCCACCGGGCCGGCCATCGCCGGCTGCGACGTGACCCAGGGCTTCGTGAGGAACACCGCCGCGGTGCCCACCAGCCGGCCGGAGCAGGCCCCCTTCGACCAGGACGACGCCACCGATCCGGTGCAGCGGGCCGCCGGCATCTACCACTGGACGCCGGCCATCGCCGACTACCTGAACGCCTGCCAGGAGCGGGCCTACCAGCTCTCCGATCTCGACGACCTGGCCACCGAGAACCCGCTGGTGCGGGCCGCGCTCAAGGACTCCTACGGCTACTGGGTGAAGGAGGTGGGGGTGGACGCCTTCCGGGTGGACACCGTGCGCTTCGTCGAGCACGAGTTCTGGAACGACTTCTTCCACTCCACCTCCGCCACCGAGCCGGGCATCCTGGCCCAGGCGGCCACCACCGGCCGCACCGGCTTCCTGGCCTTCGGCGAGGTCTTCGAGGTCTCCGAGCCCGGGGTGGGCACCGCCGACGTGACGGTGACCAGCTACCTGGGCACCCCGGCCGCCCCGGAGCTGCCGGCCGTGCTGCAGTTCCCGCTCTTCGCCGAGCTGGGCCGGGTCTTCGGCGCGCCGGCCGCGCCCACCACCGATCTCACCTACCGGGTCCGGCGCTTCATGGACCTGGCGCTCTACCCGGACCCCTTCACCACCCCCACCTTCGTGGACAACCACGACGTGCCGCGCTTCCTCGCCAACGGCACGCCGGCCGGCCTGGCCCAGGCCCTCACCTTCCTCTTCACCTCGCCCGGCATCCCGGTCGTCTACTACGGCACCGAGCAGGAGTACGCCGAGCCGCGCGCCGCCATGTTCCAGGGCGGCTACGGCACCACCGGCGACCGCTACGACACCACCTCGGCGGGCTACCGCCGGCTGGCCGCGCTGGCCGCCCTGCGCCGGGCCCACCCGGTCTTCTCGCGCGGCGCCATGACCGTGCTGGCCGACAGCCCCGCCGGCGCCGGCCCCTTCGCCTACCGGCGCACCCTGGGCGCCGAGACCGCGCTGGTGCTCATGAACACCTCGGAGAGCCGCATGCTGGTGAGCGGGCTGGCCACCGGCCTGCCGGCCGGCGCGGTGCTGGAGGTGCTGCACGCCGAGGGGAGCCCGACCACCCCCACGGTGGGCGAGGGCGGCCTGCTCACCACCGTGCTGCCGGCCCGCGCCGTGCTGGTGCTGCGCGCCACCGGCGCGGTGGTGGCCCCGCCGCCGCCGCCGGTCACCATCACCGTGACCACCCCGGTGGAGGGCCAGGTCTTCAGCGGCGACGTGACCCTCACCGGCACGGTCAGCCCGCCCACCACCCGCATCCGCCTGGTGATCGACGGGTACGTCGACCGCATCGCCACCCCCACCGTGGCCGCCGACGGCAGCTTCAGCATCGTCCTGCCGGTCTCCACCTACGCGGTGGGCGTGGTGCAGCACACCCTGGCCTTCTACGCGCTCGCCGAGCGGGTGGCCACGCCCACGGTGCGCTTCACCAGCGACGTGGTCTTCGACCCGGTGGTCACCGAGGTGGCCGATCCGGCCGGCGACGACACCGGGCCCAGCGGGACCTACCGCTACCCGGGCGACGCCACCTTCGCCACCGGCCGCTACGGCGACGTCACCGGCCTCACCATCCAGGCGGCCACCACCACCCTGAAGCTGGTCTTCCACATGGCCGACCTGAGCACCGTCTGGAACCCTGGCAACGGCTTCGACCACGTCTCCTTCAACGTCTTCTTCGAGGTGCCGGGCTTCGGCGGCGCCACCGTGCTGCCGCTCATGGACGCGGCGGCCCCGGCCGGCTTCACCTGGAAGTTCAACCAGACCACCTACGGCTTCGCCAACGTGATGAACACCAGCAGCGGCGCCAGCGCCACCGAGCCCGGCGCGCTGGGCCGGGCCCCCAAGGTGGCGGTCGACCTGGCCGCCGGGACCATCACCTTCACCTACAACCGCGCCGATTACGGCCTGGCCACCTGGTCGGGCGTGCGGGTCTACGCCACCACCTGGGACATCGACGGGCTGGGCGGGCTCAGGCGGGCGCTCACGCTGGCCGGCGGCCCGTGGGAGTTCGGCGGCGCGGCCGGCGGGCCGCTCATCATGGACTCGGTGGGGCCGGTGGCCATCCCCTGA
- a CDS encoding alpha-amylase codes for MTDPTIRRPPRPRPSAIHAASALALAALLVAAAACGGSSGGGWAPGQPLTLAVGATFPAGTVVRDAYSGASATVDAAGSITLPTDAAAGVLLLERDGAAASAFDWRNATVYFVLTDRFQNGDPSNDASYGRQKDGGSEVGTWHGGDLAGLTAKLDYIRDLGATAIWISSPVEQVHGWVSGGTLGDFKHHAYHGYWALDFTRLDRNMGTADELKAFVDGAHQRGMRVILDVVMNHPGYATGADLTTYLPAVWKDGTGAAFAAWSPGAGQTLTAWNDLVNYTSPQWQQWWGTAWIRAGFPFHQVPGTDDLTSQLAFLPDFITEGTQAAGLPPFLVRKATLGDGTGAVDLPGATARQYLVAWHADWVRQYGIDGFRCDTAKHVELPAWKALKDAATAALAEWKALNPGKKLDDAPFWMTGEVPGHGLVRDGYFTSGGFDSLINFTFQPAVRDLFLARGNLVDGAAELEAIYASYATALADPSLQALSYLSSHDTRLFFGDILQNDAAKQREAGTALLLAPGGVQLFYGDESARRLGPAASEAVQGTRSDMNWDTTDAAVLAHWKKLGEFRRRHLAVGAGAHQRLTSPAGSYAFSRSTGSGAGTDQVVVVVTKRQ; via the coding sequence ATGACCGACCCCACCATCCGCCGCCCACCGCGCCCCCGGCCGTCCGCCATCCACGCCGCCTCCGCCCTGGCGCTGGCTGCGCTGCTGGTCGCCGCGGCCGCCTGCGGCGGCTCGTCGGGCGGCGGCTGGGCGCCCGGCCAGCCGCTGACGCTGGCCGTGGGGGCCACCTTCCCCGCCGGCACGGTGGTGCGCGACGCCTACTCCGGCGCCAGCGCCACGGTGGACGCGGCCGGCTCGATCACCCTGCCCACCGACGCCGCCGCCGGCGTGCTCCTGCTGGAGCGGGACGGCGCCGCCGCCAGCGCCTTCGACTGGCGCAACGCCACCGTCTACTTCGTCCTGACCGACCGCTTCCAGAACGGCGACCCCAGCAACGACGCCAGCTACGGTCGGCAGAAGGACGGCGGGAGCGAGGTGGGCACCTGGCACGGCGGGGACCTGGCCGGCCTCACCGCCAAGCTCGACTACATCCGCGACCTCGGCGCCACCGCCATCTGGATCTCCTCGCCGGTGGAGCAGGTCCACGGCTGGGTCTCGGGCGGCACGCTCGGCGACTTCAAGCACCACGCCTACCACGGGTACTGGGCGCTCGACTTCACGCGGCTCGACCGGAACATGGGGACCGCCGACGAGCTCAAGGCCTTCGTGGACGGGGCCCACCAGCGCGGCATGCGGGTGATCCTCGACGTGGTCATGAACCACCCCGGCTACGCCACCGGCGCCGACCTCACCACCTACCTGCCGGCGGTCTGGAAGGACGGCACCGGCGCGGCCTTCGCCGCCTGGAGCCCGGGCGCCGGGCAGACCCTCACGGCCTGGAACGACCTGGTGAACTACACCTCGCCGCAGTGGCAGCAGTGGTGGGGCACCGCGTGGATCCGGGCCGGCTTCCCCTTCCACCAGGTCCCCGGCACCGACGACCTGACCAGCCAGCTGGCCTTCCTGCCCGACTTCATCACCGAGGGGACGCAGGCGGCCGGGCTGCCGCCCTTCCTGGTGCGCAAGGCCACCCTGGGTGACGGCACCGGCGCGGTGGACCTGCCCGGCGCCACGGCGCGGCAGTACCTGGTGGCCTGGCACGCCGACTGGGTGCGCCAGTACGGCATCGACGGCTTCCGCTGCGACACCGCCAAGCACGTCGAGCTGCCGGCCTGGAAGGCGCTGAAGGACGCCGCCACCGCGGCGCTGGCCGAGTGGAAGGCGCTCAACCCGGGCAAGAAGCTGGACGACGCGCCCTTCTGGATGACCGGCGAGGTGCCCGGCCACGGCCTGGTGCGCGACGGCTACTTCACCTCGGGCGGCTTCGATTCGCTCATCAACTTCACCTTCCAGCCGGCGGTGCGCGACCTCTTCCTGGCCAGGGGCAACCTGGTGGACGGCGCGGCCGAGCTGGAGGCGATCTACGCGAGCTACGCCACCGCCCTGGCCGATCCGTCGCTGCAGGCGCTCTCCTACCTCTCGTCGCACGACACCCGGCTCTTCTTCGGCGACATCCTGCAGAACGACGCGGCCAAGCAGCGCGAGGCGGGCACGGCGCTGCTGCTGGCGCCGGGCGGGGTGCAGCTCTTCTACGGCGACGAGAGCGCCCGCCGGCTCGGGCCGGCCGCCTCCGAGGCGGTGCAGGGCACCCGCAGCGACATGAACTGGGACACCACCGACGCGGCCGTGCTGGCCCACTGGAAGAAGCTCGGCGAGTTCCGCAGGCGCCACCTGGCGGTGGGGGCCGGGGCGCACCAGCGGCTCACCTCGCCGGCCGGGAGCTACGCCTTCAGCCGCTCCACCGGCAGCGGCGCCGGCACCGACCAGGTGGTGGTGGTGGTGACGAAGCGGCAGTGA
- a CDS encoding AGE family epimerase/isomerase has product MHPARSTSRPSRLAPVAALLAALLLAACGEKAAAPDPYLFLPPPAAAVPAGLEPATWVTHLEEDLLPYWRMPEAQGTPVGNFPTYRGMDGSLQGATSRKPRMLGRQTYAYAVGYLLTGDEALLDLSRAGTTWLLAHALDPARGGWHADLDAAGAPAGDGPKYAQDMSYAVMGPAAYFFVTRDPAAEAAVLATRDLLFDPATYWDAANGRIRDGRTADLAEERAMDGGSLASWQLVAQLDPVTAFELLVQPALTDPARREQARADLRALQALLVRAFFRDGIFWGATGSIGVYGSKHTDFGHLLKAYWAVLQIDKRLADRPQAGFLAGHAAPALTRAHDATFGRWRRAPVSIDAETANGSDWWAYAEADQLAATLALHDPTWLPVVARTSTNFRADYVDRGRSAREVFPSVNAFGTWGGAATTSTAKCNDWKNGFHSTEHALVMFLLGHYLAGTPAPLHFAFPAARVAELAASATPYTFQGTVASFDDLGPLAGDPTRHKVRVWFTELR; this is encoded by the coding sequence ATGCACCCCGCCCGCAGCACCAGCCGCCCGAGCCGCCTCGCCCCCGTCGCCGCGCTGCTGGCGGCGCTCCTCCTGGCCGCCTGCGGCGAGAAGGCGGCCGCACCCGATCCCTACCTCTTCCTCCCGCCGCCCGCGGCGGCGGTCCCGGCCGGCCTCGAGCCAGCCACCTGGGTGACGCACCTCGAGGAGGACCTCCTGCCCTACTGGCGCATGCCCGAGGCCCAGGGCACGCCGGTCGGCAACTTCCCGACCTACCGGGGCATGGACGGCAGCCTGCAGGGCGCCACCAGCCGCAAGCCGCGCATGCTGGGGCGGCAGACCTACGCCTACGCGGTTGGCTACCTGCTCACCGGCGACGAGGCGCTGCTGGACCTCTCCCGCGCCGGCACCACCTGGCTGCTCGCGCACGCCCTCGACCCGGCGCGCGGCGGCTGGCACGCCGACCTCGACGCGGCCGGCGCGCCGGCCGGCGACGGGCCGAAGTACGCGCAGGACATGTCCTACGCGGTGATGGGGCCGGCGGCCTACTTCTTCGTCACCCGCGACCCGGCCGCCGAGGCGGCGGTGCTGGCCACCCGCGACCTGCTCTTCGACCCGGCCACCTACTGGGACGCCGCGAACGGCCGCATCCGCGACGGCCGCACCGCCGATCTCGCCGAGGAGCGGGCCATGGACGGCGGCAGCCTGGCGAGCTGGCAGCTGGTGGCGCAGCTCGACCCGGTGACGGCCTTCGAGCTGCTGGTGCAGCCGGCGCTGACCGACCCGGCGCGGCGCGAGCAGGCGCGCGCCGACCTGCGGGCGCTGCAGGCGCTGCTGGTCCGCGCCTTCTTCCGCGACGGCATCTTCTGGGGCGCCACCGGCTCCATCGGCGTCTACGGCAGCAAGCACACCGACTTCGGCCACCTCCTCAAGGCCTACTGGGCGGTGCTGCAGATCGACAAGCGGCTGGCGGACCGGCCGCAGGCCGGGTTCCTGGCGGGGCACGCGGCGCCGGCGCTGACCCGGGCCCACGACGCCACCTTCGGGCGCTGGCGGCGCGCCCCCGTGTCCATCGACGCCGAGACGGCCAACGGCTCCGACTGGTGGGCCTACGCGGAGGCGGATCAGCTGGCGGCCACCCTGGCGCTGCACGACCCCACCTGGCTGCCGGTGGTGGCCCGGACCTCCACCAACTTCCGCGCCGACTACGTGGACCGGGGCCGGTCGGCCCGCGAGGTGTTCCCCTCGGTGAACGCCTTCGGCACCTGGGGCGGCGCCGCGACCACCAGCACCGCCAAGTGCAACGACTGGAAGAACGGCTTCCACTCCACCGAGCACGCCCTGGTGATGTTCCTGCTGGGCCACTACCTGGCCGGCACGCCGGCGCCGCTCCACTTCGCCTTCCCGGCCGCCCGGGTGGCCGAGCTGGCGGCGAGCGCCACGCCCTACACCTTCCAGGGCACGGTCGCGAGCTTCGACGACCTGGGGCCGCTCGCGGGCGACCCCACCCGCCACAAGGTCCGGGTCTGGTTCACGGAGCTCCGGTGA